One window of Paenibacillus sp. FSL K6-3182 genomic DNA carries:
- a CDS encoding Yip1 family protein, translated as MKQDFIKFPLHLIVHPFDGFWDMKYDGKGKVKVALAILLLVIVSVILQNQFAGFLVNYNDPRHLNSLTQLVTIVFPFFLWCISNWAITTLMDGEGKFKEIVMATGYALVPMVILYVPMTIASRFMVQEETAFYYLVMSISTIWFLALLFVGTMTVHQYSAFKTIITMLLTVIVMGIIVFLGTLVLSMMQQIIDFIINIYREIIFRT; from the coding sequence ATGAAGCAGGATTTCATCAAGTTTCCGCTGCATTTAATCGTTCATCCTTTTGACGGCTTCTGGGATATGAAGTATGACGGGAAAGGAAAAGTAAAGGTCGCATTAGCTATTTTGCTGCTCGTCATCGTTTCTGTTATTTTACAAAATCAGTTTGCAGGTTTTCTGGTGAACTATAATGATCCACGTCATTTGAACAGCCTGACTCAGCTCGTTACGATTGTATTTCCTTTCTTTCTTTGGTGTATATCCAATTGGGCGATTACAACCTTAATGGATGGCGAAGGCAAATTCAAGGAAATTGTTATGGCGACGGGTTATGCGCTCGTTCCTATGGTCATTCTTTATGTGCCCATGACCATTGCGAGCCGGTTTATGGTACAGGAAGAAACGGCTTTTTATTATTTAGTCATGTCTATATCCACCATTTGGTTTCTAGCGCTTCTATTTGTCGGTACGATGACGGTTCATCAATATTCGGCGTTCAAAACGATTATTACGATGCTGCTGACGGTAATCGTAATGGGCATTATCGTATTCCTTGGGACGCTAGTGCTGAGTATGATGCAGCAAATTATCGATTTTATTATCAATATTTATCGTGAAATCATTTTCCGTACGTAA
- a CDS encoding NHL repeat-containing protein — MHLSAKKWFLVIAAASLLFITAAPAPAAAASTPYESYNYNYWEEAVPAPAAYVPKLSISGADIGIGDFLEPKDMVVSASGLIYIVDSGNGRVVILDDQWKVKNIISEYEKDGEKIGFKNPSGLFVDEEEQLYVADTDNGRVVVLSSDGELLRTIEQPKSDVLASDFKFIPLKVTVDKAKRVYVVAQGIYEGIMQFDEKGQFIGYVGTNKVQRDYTEVIWRLLSTKAQKAQMVLFIPTEFSNIDIDAKGFVYATNIDPDSKEPVKRLNPSGEDVLKRFGYFDVLGDILFRRAVGPSKLIDVKVLENGMYSVLDGNQGKVFTYNDEGDLLYVYGGKGNQLGTFKIPVAVEHLGEKQLVLDRGKSNIVVFEPTKFGASVNEAVKLHYTGEDKLAVPIWQEVLRLNSNYDIAYIGIGKSLLMERKNGEALEYFKLGMDRDSYSVAYKRYRREVMKEHSGTFLTMLIVLAAAWLAFKLVSSRMKKRKLMMSDFASQTAKEGRSL, encoded by the coding sequence ATGCACTTGTCAGCGAAAAAATGGTTTCTCGTCATCGCGGCGGCTTCCCTATTGTTTATTACCGCAGCGCCGGCACCGGCGGCTGCAGCGTCGACGCCATATGAGAGCTACAACTATAACTATTGGGAAGAAGCAGTTCCAGCACCGGCGGCTTATGTACCCAAACTCTCCATATCCGGAGCTGATATCGGCATCGGAGACTTTTTAGAGCCAAAGGATATGGTCGTGTCTGCAAGCGGGCTGATCTACATTGTGGACAGCGGCAATGGCCGGGTCGTTATTTTAGATGATCAGTGGAAAGTGAAAAACATCATTAGCGAGTACGAGAAGGACGGGGAGAAGATCGGTTTTAAAAATCCGTCGGGACTATTCGTTGATGAGGAGGAGCAGCTTTATGTTGCGGATACGGACAACGGGCGAGTTGTCGTGTTATCGAGCGACGGTGAATTGCTTCGAACAATCGAGCAGCCCAAATCTGATGTTTTGGCAAGTGATTTTAAATTTATTCCGTTAAAGGTAACGGTAGATAAAGCCAAACGGGTTTATGTCGTAGCGCAAGGCATCTACGAAGGCATCATGCAGTTTGATGAGAAAGGCCAGTTTATCGGATATGTAGGGACAAACAAAGTGCAGCGGGACTATACGGAAGTTATCTGGCGCTTGCTTTCAACCAAAGCACAGAAAGCGCAAATGGTGCTGTTTATTCCAACCGAGTTTTCGAATATCGATATCGATGCCAAAGGATTTGTCTATGCAACGAACATCGATCCTGACTCTAAGGAACCAGTAAAAAGACTTAATCCATCAGGTGAGGATGTGCTGAAGCGCTTTGGTTACTTCGATGTGCTAGGGGATATTTTGTTCAGGCGCGCTGTTGGCCCTTCCAAGCTAATTGATGTAAAGGTACTCGAAAACGGAATGTACAGCGTGCTTGACGGAAATCAAGGCAAAGTATTTACCTACAATGACGAAGGCGATTTGCTCTATGTGTATGGCGGTAAGGGAAATCAGCTCGGTACGTTTAAAATACCGGTCGCCGTCGAGCATTTGGGTGAAAAACAACTGGTGCTTGATCGTGGGAAAAGCAATATTGTCGTATTTGAGCCAACGAAGTTTGGTGCCAGCGTAAACGAGGCGGTGAAGCTGCATTACACCGGTGAGGATAAGCTGGCGGTACCGATTTGGCAAGAAGTGCTTCGGTTAAACAGCAACTACGATATTGCGTATATAGGCATTGGCAAATCATTGCTGATGGAGCGGAAGAACGGGGAAGCGCTTGAGTATTTCAAGCTAGGCATGGACCGCGATAGTTATTCCGTAGCTTACAAAAGGTACCGCAGGGAAGTAATGAAGGAACATTCAGGAACCTTTCTAACAATGCTGATCGTCCTAGCAGCTGCATGGCTTGCGTTCAAGCTGGTAAGCTCTCGAATGAAAAAGAGGAAGCTTATGATGTCGGACTTTGCATCGCAAACCGCTAAGGAGGGCAGATCGCTATGA